The proteins below come from a single Dermacentor albipictus isolate Rhodes 1998 colony chromosome 7, USDA_Dalb.pri_finalv2, whole genome shotgun sequence genomic window:
- the LOC139047516 gene encoding uncharacterized protein, with protein TPPVKFYRFPGNWYEKDRRQAWITAVRRVNADDTPWEPSKSTRICSTHFVGNCKSDLMEHPSYIPTIFPPVYRKKAPDRERAKRWERRLTDQWQSQQSSQQSAPLEHALLDCSDTALEQQQDTCERDSTTCLSELTELSTSSPLDFPSSSSMTTEVPAARGCQTECSASGKLDLLLSATNGTEASTQVTHAEQSDKVTGTDYNWKRRCSFEGFNSVKDNEEALRDLCGVTLPVFSLLLNLLPHSRYKSTDVTREDKLCLFLAKLRLGVTFSALAATFSVSTTTASNVFRRTLDLLSVALEDWVFVPSRDVIKLSLPLPFKEHYPNCTFIIDCTEIRTEMPSKVEQQHVMFSHYKGTYTLKFLVGILPSGMIEFKSKMYGGRLTDSFITQDSGFLELLKPGDLVLSDKGFPRIRTEVEGKGAVLLMPPFNTNGGQISQEDMDMTYQIASVRTHVERVIRRLKTYRILSNTVPLTLVPHMKKIAAVCAALVNMEPPIIKKQECN; from the exons ACGCCGCCCGTGAAATTCTACAGATTTCCGGGGAattggtacgagaaggacagacgacaagcatggataactgcagtgcgccgagtcaa TGCTGATGACACTCCCTGGGAGCCATCCAAAAGCACACGAATTTGCAGCACCCATTTCGTTGGAAACTGCAAGAGTGACCTAATGGAACATCCATCATACATCCCTACCATCTTTCCACCTGTGTACCGAAAGAAGGCACCAGATCGAGAGAGGGCGAAAAG ATGGGAGCGGCGTCTAACAGACCAGTGGCAATCGCAGCAGTcgtctcagcagtcagcaccactaGAACATGCGCTTTTGGACTGCAGTGACACAGCTCtggagcagcagcaagacacatGTGAAAGAGATTCCACAACGTGCCTTTCTGAATTGACAGAACTGTCAACAAGCAGCCCACTGGATTTCCCGTCATCGAGTAGCATGACAActgaagttcctgctgccaga GGATGCCAGACAGAATGTTCTGCTTCAGGCAAGCTGGACCTCCTGCTCTCGGCAACCAATGGGACTGAAGCATCAACGCAAGTCACGCATGCTGAACAAAGTGACAAG GTGACTGGCACAGACTATAACTGGAAAAGAAGATGCAGCTTTGAGGGCTTCAACTCGGTGAAGGACAATGAGGAAGCTCTGCGTGACCTGTGCGGCGTTACACTGCCTGTGTTTAGTCTCCTGCTGAACCTTCTCCCTCATTCGAGGTACAAAAGCACTGATGTGACGCGTGAGGACAAACTTTGTTTGTTTTTAGCTAAACTTCGGCTTGGTGTGACATTCAGTGCACTTGCTGCAACATTTAGTGTGAGCACCACAACTGCATCAAATGTGTTCAGGAGAACACTTGACCTCCTTAGTGTTGCCTTGGAAGACTGGGTGTTTGTGCCTTCACGAGATGTTATCAAACTCTCTTTGCCCCTCCCATTTAAAGAACATTATCCTAATTGTACATTTATAATAGACTGCACTGAAATTCGAACAGAAATGCCCTCTAAAGTGGAACAGCAACATGTAATGTTTTCTCATTATAAAGGGACTTACACACTCAAGTTTTTGGTAGGTATACTTCCTAGTGGAATGATAGAATTTAAGTCTAAAATGTATGGTGGGCGGCTCACAGACTCTTTTATTACACAAGACTCTGGATTTTTAGAGCTTCTAAAGCCTGGAGATCTAGTGCTAAGTGACAAGGGCTTCCCAAGAATTAGGACAGAAGTTGAGGGAAAGGGAGCAGTACTGCTGATGCCACCGTTCAATACGAATGGAGGGCAAATATCTCAGGAAGACATGGACATGACGTATCAAATTGCATCAGTTCGCACACATGTGGAGAGGGTAATTCGAAGGCTGAAGACATATCGTATTTTAAGCAACACAGTGCCCCTGACTTTAGTACCACACATGAAGAAAATAGCTGCTGTGTGTGCTGCCCTTGTGAACATGGAGCCCCCTATAATCAAGAAGCAAGAGTGCAACTAG